In the genome of Staphylococcus durrellii, one region contains:
- a CDS encoding ABC transporter ATP-binding protein, with protein sequence MSERILEVSDLHVSFDIDAGEVQAVRGVDFYLDKGETLAIVGESGSGKSVTTKAITKLFQGDAGRIKKGKIDFLGEDLAQKSEQELIKLRGKDISMIFQDPMTSLNPTMKIGKQVMEPLMKHRNYTKSKARTRALEILNLVGLPNAEQRFGAYPHQFSGGQRQRIVIATALACEPKVLIADEPTTALDVTMQAQILDLMKELQDKIDTSIIFITHDLGVVANIADRVAVMYGGQMVETGDASEIFYDPKHPYTWGLLSSMPDLTTGSDTELLAIPGTPPDLLHPPKGDAFAQRSIYALNADFKESPPWFKVSPTHFVKSWLLDERALHVEPPLMVQQRKRDMPNNYDKPQQVERVSFDGQ encoded by the coding sequence ATGTCAGAAAGAATATTAGAAGTGAGCGACTTGCATGTTTCCTTTGACATTGACGCAGGGGAAGTGCAAGCAGTAAGAGGTGTCGATTTTTATTTAGACAAAGGGGAGACTTTAGCTATCGTTGGTGAATCTGGTTCTGGGAAATCAGTAACAACAAAGGCGATAACTAAATTATTCCAAGGAGACGCAGGAAGAATTAAAAAAGGTAAGATAGATTTTCTTGGCGAAGACTTAGCTCAAAAAAGCGAACAAGAGCTTATCAAACTACGTGGTAAAGATATTTCGATGATTTTCCAAGATCCTATGACTTCATTAAATCCAACGATGAAAATAGGTAAGCAAGTCATGGAACCACTTATGAAACATAGAAATTATACGAAATCCAAAGCTAGAACAAGAGCACTTGAAATTTTAAATTTAGTAGGTTTACCTAATGCAGAACAACGATTTGGTGCTTATCCGCACCAATTCTCTGGTGGTCAACGACAAAGAATTGTTATTGCAACAGCATTAGCATGTGAACCTAAAGTCCTTATTGCAGACGAGCCGACGACTGCATTAGACGTAACGATGCAGGCGCAAATTTTAGATTTGATGAAAGAATTACAAGATAAAATTGATACTTCTATCATCTTTATTACACATGACTTAGGTGTAGTAGCAAATATTGCTGATAGAGTAGCAGTTATGTATGGTGGACAGATGGTCGAAACAGGCGATGCGAGTGAAATATTTTATGATCCTAAGCATCCTTATACATGGGGGCTATTATCATCAATGCCTGATTTAACGACTGGTTCTGACACAGAATTATTAGCTATACCAGGAACACCACCGGATTTATTACATCCACCAAAAGGAGATGCATTCGCTCAACGTAGTATTTATGCGTTAAATGCTGACTTTAAAGAGTCACCTCCGTGGTTTAAGGTATCACCTACACACTTTGTTAAATCTTGGCTTTTAGATGAACGTGCGCTACATGTAGAACCTCCATTGATGGTACAGCAACGAAAACGTGATATGCCTAATAATTACGATAAACCGCAACAGGTAGAAAGGGTGTCGTTCGATGGTCAATAA
- the opp3C gene encoding oligopeptide ABC transporter permease: protein MSENKKFINNNEPSNAVMTNTSTGLMAEDFVRSNADIEKEPEMQRESKNFWQDAWTQLRRNKLAVVGMIGLVIIILFAVLGPLISKHDYAEQHVKQRNLPPKIALLDKVPFLPFDGQGANGQDVYKETGAKDNYWFGTDQLGRDLWSRTWQGAQVSLFIGVVAALLDIFIGVVYGAVSGFFGGRIDNIMQRIIEIVASIPNLIVVILFVLIFEPSIWTIILAMSITGWIGMSRVVRGEFLKLKTQEFVLASRTLGASKTKLIFKHILPNTLGPIVVTSMFTVPSAIFFEAFLSFIGIGVPAPRTSLGSLVNDGRAMLLINPHELFIPAIILSLLILFFYLFSDGLRDAFDPKMRK from the coding sequence ATGTCTGAAAATAAAAAATTTATAAATAACAATGAACCTTCAAATGCTGTTATGACCAATACATCAACTGGTTTGATGGCAGAAGATTTTGTGCGAAGTAACGCAGATATTGAAAAAGAACCAGAAATGCAAAGAGAGAGTAAAAACTTTTGGCAAGATGCTTGGACTCAATTAAGACGAAACAAATTAGCAGTAGTAGGAATGATTGGTCTTGTAATAATTATATTATTTGCAGTACTTGGACCACTAATCAGTAAACATGACTATGCTGAACAACATGTTAAACAGAGAAATTTACCACCTAAAATTGCTTTATTGGATAAAGTTCCTTTTTTACCATTTGATGGGCAAGGTGCAAACGGACAAGATGTGTATAAAGAAACTGGCGCGAAAGACAACTATTGGTTTGGGACAGATCAATTAGGTAGAGATTTATGGTCAAGAACTTGGCAAGGTGCTCAAGTTTCGTTATTTATCGGTGTCGTGGCAGCTTTATTAGATATTTTTATCGGTGTTGTCTATGGTGCGGTTTCTGGATTTTTTGGTGGAAGAATTGATAATATCATGCAACGTATCATTGAAATCGTGGCATCAATACCTAACTTAATCGTCGTAATTTTATTCGTATTGATATTTGAACCGTCAATTTGGACGATTATTTTAGCGATGTCGATAACTGGATGGATAGGTATGAGTCGTGTCGTACGTGGAGAATTTTTAAAATTAAAAACACAAGAATTTGTACTGGCGTCTAGAACTTTGGGAGCGTCAAAGACGAAATTAATTTTTAAACATATTCTACCAAATACACTAGGACCTATTGTAGTAACTTCAATGTTTACTGTGCCAAGTGCGATTTTCTTCGAAGCATTTTTAAGTTTCATCGGTATTGGGGTGCCAGCACCTAGAACTTCACTTGGTTCACTCGTCAATGATGGACGTGCAATGTTACTCATTAATCCACACGAGTTATTTATACCAGCAATTATTTTAAGTTTATTAATTTTATTTTTCTATCTATTTAGTGACGGCTTACGCGATGCGTTTGACCCTAAAATGCGTAAATAA
- the opp3b gene encoding oligopeptide ABC transporter permease, with protein sequence MLKYVLKRLGYMVLSLFIIMTITFFLMKLMPGSPFNDQKLSEDQKHILNEKYGLNDPVPVQYANYMKNVVTGDFGNSFQYNNQPVWDLISPRLIPSMEMGITAMIIGIIVGVVLGVAAAVRQNTSVDYIATIISVIAVSVPSFVLAVLLQYAFSVKLNWFPVAGWEGISTAVLPSLSLSAVVIATVARYIRAEMIEVLSSDYILMARAKGNSTMRVIFGHALRNALIPVITILVPMLASILTGTLTIENIFGVPGLGDQFVRSIQTNDFSVIMATTLLFSTFFIVSIFIVDILYGVIDPRIRIQGGKK encoded by the coding sequence ATGCTTAAATATGTTTTGAAACGATTAGGTTATATGGTGTTGTCATTGTTTATTATTATGACTATCACATTCTTTTTGATGAAACTTATGCCTGGTTCACCGTTTAATGATCAAAAGCTAAGTGAAGATCAAAAACACATATTGAATGAAAAATATGGATTGAATGATCCTGTACCTGTTCAGTACGCAAATTATATGAAAAATGTTGTAACAGGTGATTTTGGGAATTCATTTCAATATAATAACCAACCGGTTTGGGATTTAATTAGTCCACGACTTATTCCATCTATGGAAATGGGAATTACAGCTATGATTATTGGAATCATAGTAGGGGTGGTTTTAGGAGTTGCAGCTGCAGTCCGGCAGAATACCTCGGTCGATTATATCGCAACAATAATTTCAGTAATAGCTGTATCTGTACCTTCATTCGTTTTAGCTGTATTACTACAATATGCTTTCTCAGTTAAATTGAATTGGTTCCCAGTTGCAGGTTGGGAAGGTATTTCTACTGCAGTACTGCCGTCGTTATCTTTATCAGCAGTTGTAATTGCTACAGTAGCTAGATACATAAGAGCGGAAATGATAGAAGTTTTGAGCTCCGATTACATTTTAATGGCTAGAGCTAAAGGGAACTCTACAATGAGAGTAATATTCGGACATGCTTTACGTAATGCTTTAATTCCTGTCATTACTATACTTGTACCGATGTTAGCTAGTATATTAACTGGGACATTAACTATCGAAAATATTTTTGGTGTGCCTGGATTAGGGGACCAATTCGTAAGATCGATTCAAACAAATGATTTCTCTGTCATTATGGCTACAACACTACTATTTAGTACATTTTTTATAGTCTCAATATTTATTGTAGACATATTATATGGCGTTATTGACCCTAGAATAAGAATACAAGGAGGGAAAAAATAA
- a CDS encoding DUF3899 domain-containing protein, whose protein sequence is MQLFRKLIIWILLAPLCSCLIWIFSEKSFIDFLNILFYTSAVLSIITFVLIIVQDGVFDVTSYGFRKLKYQFSTKKQRASMSNDDFFNPQQVKKDNYVVTSWVKYAFLINLIYFAVTIIISFLI, encoded by the coding sequence ATGCAGTTATTTCGTAAGTTAATAATTTGGATTTTATTAGCACCACTATGTTCTTGCTTAATATGGATTTTTAGCGAAAAATCTTTTATAGATTTTTTGAATATATTATTTTATACCTCAGCCGTATTAAGTATCATTACTTTCGTTCTCATAATAGTACAAGATGGTGTGTTTGATGTAACAAGTTATGGTTTCCGTAAATTAAAATATCAATTTTCTACAAAAAAACAGCGTGCATCTATGTCAAATGATGACTTTTTTAATCCCCAACAAGTTAAAAAAGACAATTATGTCGTCACATCATGGGTCAAATATGCATTTTTAATCAATTTAATATATTTTGCTGTTACTATTATTATTAGTTTCTTAATATAA
- a CDS encoding MFS transporter, whose product MGRFFTLSTTLKTRLLAEFILIIASQAIMPFIALYLTSKINAVFAGAFLIINIIVSFLVTFVGGYIGDNLSRKKVLNWAHILYAVSLIILSITVTMDGIGLVIFCIAIFIFELLFAASEPIFEAAIMDAIYEEVREYVYQLMYWMFNIGTAIGMMLGALLYLSHKRLLFILFLVAMLISWYLFAKFYKVTQNFKTKEAFTSNLKHFLQSYYVVIKDKYYMILTLGYLMVMMAELSLNSYVVVRLKKQFEAFHLFGFTIDGVRMFTLIMIINTVVVATLTFTVNKMIASTSKKDVFKIGIVLYTLGYAIMTSSNNVWVLCLFAVIATLGELIYSPIQNARRFLMIPNDQRSTYATFNMVSNNGAQILARFGLILGAFLAPWMMSIYVAAVVLIGFILLYYALFMNPNINDLN is encoded by the coding sequence ATGGGGAGATTTTTTACATTATCTACAACTTTAAAAACGAGATTGCTTGCTGAATTTATACTTATCATAGCGAGTCAGGCTATTATGCCCTTTATTGCACTCTATTTAACAAGTAAAATTAACGCGGTTTTTGCTGGGGCATTTTTAATTATCAATATTATTGTTAGTTTTTTGGTTACTTTTGTTGGTGGTTATATAGGAGATAATTTATCGCGGAAGAAGGTATTAAATTGGGCGCATATTTTGTATGCAGTGAGCTTAATTATTCTTAGTATAACTGTAACGATGGATGGTATTGGGCTGGTTATATTTTGTATTGCGATTTTTATTTTCGAATTATTATTCGCAGCTAGTGAACCTATTTTCGAAGCGGCCATTATGGACGCCATTTACGAGGAAGTAAGAGAATATGTTTACCAATTAATGTATTGGATGTTTAATATTGGCACGGCTATCGGTATGATGTTAGGCGCATTGTTATATTTAAGTCATAAACGTCTTTTATTTATATTATTTTTAGTAGCTATGCTAATAAGTTGGTATTTATTTGCTAAATTTTATAAAGTAACACAAAATTTCAAAACTAAAGAAGCTTTTACTTCAAACTTAAAACACTTTTTACAAAGCTATTATGTAGTAATTAAAGATAAGTATTACATGATATTAACGTTAGGCTATTTAATGGTTATGATGGCGGAATTAAGTTTGAATTCATATGTTGTCGTGAGATTAAAAAAGCAATTCGAAGCATTTCATTTATTTGGATTTACGATCGATGGAGTAAGAATGTTTACACTAATTATGATTATCAATACAGTTGTAGTGGCAACTTTAACTTTTACAGTTAATAAAATGATAGCAAGTACTTCTAAAAAAGACGTTTTTAAAATTGGTATCGTATTGTATACCCTTGGTTATGCTATTATGACGTCTTCGAATAATGTATGGGTACTATGTTTATTTGCAGTAATAGCAACGTTAGGTGAATTAATTTATTCTCCTATTCAAAACGCACGTCGATTCTTAATGATTCCAAACGATCAAAGAAGCACATACGCTACTTTTAATATGGTTTCTAACAATGGGGCTCAAATTTTAGCTAGATTTGGTTTAATTCTTGGCGCATTTTTAGCGCCTTGGATGATGTCCATCTATGTTGCAGCAGTAGTATTAATAGGCTTTATTTTGCTATACTATGCCTTGTTTATGAATCCTAATATAAATGATCTGAACTAA